The Coffea arabica cultivar ET-39 chromosome 4e, Coffea Arabica ET-39 HiFi, whole genome shotgun sequence genome includes a window with the following:
- the LOC113742721 gene encoding uncharacterized protein: protein MLLRRSLRKTRYIFQKTLRKLKSFLFGRYQKLPKAPFINPFFSGSNSCRKMQELDDFYREFSDQWAILDTSTLPPRVPMVEDVECSENHTRATVQIIVDNTDIKARKEEKMVFKRHERKREEACGHTENAGSQSLAQKMKDLDMFELNDVDHQLDVEEVLHYYSRLTCPAYLDIVDKFFMDMYSEFILPQPSVSGNSSMRRLQPVKL from the coding sequence ATGCTGCTGAGAAGATCCCTCCGCAAAACTAGATATATCTTCCAGAAAACCTTGAGGAAACTCAAGTCTTTTCTCTTTGGAAGGTATCAAAAGCTGCCTAAAGCCCCTTTTATCAATCCCTTTTTCTCTGGCAGCAATAGCTGTCGAAAGATGCAGGAATTAGATGATTTCTACAGAGAGTTCTCTGATCAATGGGCTATTCTGGACACAAGTACACTACCACCAAGAGTACCAATGGTGGAAGATGTGGAATGCAGTGAAAATCATACTAGAGCGACAGTGCAGATTATTGTGGATAACACAGATATAAAGgcaagaaaggaagagaagatGGTCTTCAAGCGCCATgagaggaaaagggaagaagCCTGTGGTCATACAGAAAATGCAGGTAGCCAAAGTTTAGCACAGAAGATGAAGGATCTAGACATGTTTGAATTGAATGATGTGGATCATCAGTTGGACGTAGAGGAGGTGCTTCACTATTATTCTCGTCTTACTTGCCCGGCTTACCTTGATATAGTTGATAAATTTTTCATGGACATGTATTCTGAATTCATCCTTCCACAACCCTCTGTCAGCGGTAACAGTTCAATGCGGAGACTTCAACCTGTGAAGCTCTAG
- the LOC140005686 gene encoding putative Peroxidase 48, whose amino-acid sequence MMDFTRKLSFLVFLLSVLISLKNQNAETNKGSWFSSYYSSPFSKAPLSSRPMFTTSKMGMKIQEFHISGSLRYDYYNESCPQAEQIIKSTVREIYKLKPSIAPQLLRLVFHDCFIEGCDASVLLDPHDGIDSEKESPPNESLKGFDHIDIIKSELEETCPGVVSCADILVLAARESVLLAGGPFYPLYTGRRDSTLSYSEEATYDLPSPQDDVVKITEKFESRGFDERETVSLLGAHSTGMIHCKFILNRLYNFGGTNRPDPSIDPEFLNLLRSQCISNHVSSTRSASPAPTPSPSSSISGLSSALIQEPGLKMDYEGSGSGFGTLYYRSLLRGRGILYADQQLTAGGDTGTWVQAYASDASLFQRDFAMAMMKLSNHRVLTAPLGQVRSDCRKID is encoded by the exons ATGATGGATTTCACGAGAAAGCTGAGCTTTTTGGTGTTTCTACTCAGCGTTCTCATCTCCCTGAAGAACCAAAATGCTGAAACCAACAAGGGTTCTTGGTTTTCGTCCTACTACTCATCTCCATTTTCCAAAGCTCCATTGTCATCTCGCCCAATGTTTACCACAAGTAAGATGGGGATGAAAATCCAAGAATTCCATATTTCTGGGTCGCTCAGATATGATTACTACAATGAAAGTTGTCCCCAGGCTGAGCAGATCATTAAATCCACTGTCCGTGAAATCTACAAATTGAAGCCTAGCATAGCCCCTCAACTTCTCAGGCTGGTCTTCCATGATTGCTTTATCGAG GGTTGTGATGCCTCAGTTTTACTGGATCCTCATGATGGAATTGATAGTGAGAAAGAGTCTCCCCCCAATGAGTCCCTGAAGGGATTTGATCATATTGACATTATCAAGTCAGAGCTGGAAGAAACCTGCCCTGGAGTAGTTTCTTGTGCTGATATTCTTGTTTTAGCTGCGAGAGAAAGCGTTCTTCTG GCTGGTGGCCCATTCTATCCTCTGTATACTGGCAGGAGAGATAGTACTCTTTCGTACTCTGAAGAAGCAACATATGACCTTCCTAGTCCACAGGATGATGTTGTGAAAATTACTGAGAAATTTGAGTCAAGAGGATTCGATGAGAGAGAGACAGTTAGTCTCTTAG GTGCCCACAGCACAGGAATGATTCATTGCAAGTTTATTCTCAACCGGCTGTACAATTTTGGTGGGACTAACAGGCCTGACCCATCTATTGATCCTGAATTTCTCAATCTTCTGAGATCACAATGCATAAGCAATCATGTCTCATCTACTCGATCAGCATCACCAGCTCCGACACCATCACCATCCTCATCAATTAGTGGCTTGTCATCTGCCTTAATTCAGGAGCCAGGGTTGAAAATGGACTATGAAGGATCTGGATCAGGTTTTGGCACGTTGTACTACCGCAGTCTCTTACGGGGTAGAGGAATACTTTATGCTGATCAACAGCTGACAGCAGGTGGAGATACCGGGACTTGGGTTCAAGCTTATGCCTCTGATGCATCTTTGTTTCAGAGGGACTTTGCTATGGCAATGATGAAGCTCTCCAATCACCGAGTTTTGACAGCACCACTTGGCCAAGTTCGATCTGATTGTCGAAAAATTGATTGA
- the LOC113742938 gene encoding pentatricopeptide repeat-containing protein At5g14820, mitochondrial-like, giving the protein MAVCLRKSWPYSKTSVFATLSNLHRRRSDDAQQLLRIVSSIALLHAETNWGTRGGRREQNQLLNGSPLPLSRLLHSPDDCSLRRTYCQVPFILPHPTSFFPLQENLSLPLGLPRKAGPFNSTASIVANLSNNRHQFRRFCSITDCEFEDFSNSDVESELENSDIAESVKSEADPNEVDRVCKVIDELFTLDRNMEAVLDESGINLSHDLVVDVLERFKHARKPAFRFFCWASRRSDYAHDSRTYNAMMNILGKTRQFETMVSLLEEMGEKGLLTMETFIISMKAFVAAKERKKAIGMFELMKKYKFKVGVETINCLLDAMGRAKLGKEAQILFEKLEHRFTPNLQTYTVLLNGWCRVKNLMEAGKVWNEMIDKGFKPDIVAHNTMLEGLLRGHRKSDAIKLFEVMKAKGPAPNVRSYTILMRDFCKQRKMREAADYFDEMIRSGCEPDAGAYTCLITGYGNEKKMDKVYSLLKEMKVKGYPPDARMYNALIKLMANRQMPDDVVRIYKKMIQNGIQPTIHTFNMMMKSFFLTRNYNMGHAVWEEMNSKGCCPDENSYVVMIRGLIRQGRSVEACKFLEEMIAKGMKAPQLDYNKFAADFSRAGKPDILEELAQKMKFSGKFEDSNLFARWAEMMKKRVKRRDPIRTDGRRA; this is encoded by the coding sequence ATGGCAGTGTGTCTGAGAAAATCCTGGCCTTACTCAAAGACTTCGGTCTTTGCTACTCTATCAAATCTCCACCGCCGCCGAAGCGACGATGCCCAACAACTCCTCCGCATTGTCTCCTCCATTGCCCTCCTTCATGCGGAAACCAATTGGGGAACACGAGGCGGAAGACGAGAGCAAAACCAGCTGCTTAACGGTAGCCCTCTGCCCTTGTCTCGTTTGCTTCATTCTCCTGACGATTGTAGTCTCCGTCGTACTTATTGTCAAGTTCCATTTATTTTGCCGCACCCCACTTCATTCTTTCCTCTTCAAGAAAACTTGTCACTCCCACTAGGCCTCCCGAGAAAAGCTGGACCCTTTAATTCTACTGCTTCGATTGTTGCAAACCTTAGTAACAATCGGCACCAATTTAGGAGATTTTGTAGTATTACTGATTGTGAGTTTGAGGATTTTTCGAATTCTGATGTTGAATCCGAGTTAGAGAATAGTGATATTGCTGAGAGTGTGAAATCCGAGGCCGATCCCAATGAGGTGGATAGAGTATGCAAGGTTATCGACGAATTGTTTACGTTGGATAGGAACATGGAGGCGGTTTTAGATGAATCTGGGATTAATTTGAGCCATGATTTGGTGGTGGATGTGTTAGAGAGGTTTAAGCATGCTAGAAAACCAGCATTTCGGTTCTTCTGCTGGGCTTCTCGGAGGAGTGATTATGCTCACGATTCGAGAACTTATAATGCGATGATGAATATACTTGGGAAAACTAGGCAATTTGAGACTATGGTGTCACTTCTTGAAGAAATGGGCGAAAAGGGGTTGCTCACTATGGAGACTTTTATCATCTCTATGAAAGCTTTTGTGGCGGCCAAAGAGAGGAAGAAGGCGATAGGGATGTTTGAGTTGATGAAGAAGTATAAGTTTAAAGTTGGAGTCGAGACCATTAATTGTTTGCTTGATGCCATGGGGAGGGCTAAGCTAGGAAAAGAGGCCCAGATTCTGTTTGAGAAATTGGAGCATAGGTTTACACCAAATTTGCAGACTTATACTGTTTTGCTCAATGGTTGGTGCAGGGTGAAGAACTTGATGGAGGCTGGGAAGGTGTGGAATGAGATGATTGACAAGGGTTTTAAGCCTGATATTGTTGCTCATAATACCATGCTTGAGGGGTTGTTGAGAGGTCACAGGAAGTCTGATGCAATCAAGCTGTTTGAGGTCATGAAGGCCAAGGGTCCAGCTCCTAATGTTAGAAGCTATACCATATTAATGAGGGACTTTTGCAAACAAAGAAAGATGAGAGAAGCTGCTGATTACTTTGATGAAATGATTAGGTCTGGATGCGAGCCAGATGCCGGGGCTTACACATGCTTGATTACGGGCTATGggaatgaaaagaaaatggatAAGGTGTATAGCTTGTTGAAGGAGATGAAGGTAAAGGGATATCCTCCTGATGCACGAATGTACAATGCTCTAATCAAGTTGATGGCAAACAGGCAAATGCCAGATGATGTAGTCAGGATTTATAAGAAGATGATCCAGAATGGGATTCAACCAACCATTCACACTTTCAACATGATGATGAAATCATTCTTCTTGACGAGGAATTATAATATGGGCCATGCCGTTTGGGAGGAGATGAATAGCAAAGGTTGTTGTCCTGATGAAAATTCTTATGTCGTTATGATCAGAGGGCTTATAAGGCAGGGAAGATCAGTTGAGGCTTGTAAATTCTTGGAGGAAATGATAGCAAAAGGCATGAAAGCACCTCAACTTGATTATAATAAATTTGCAGCAGATTTTTCTCGAGCTGGTAAACCTGATATACTGGAGGAGTTGGCTCAAAAGATGAAATTCTCAGGGAAGTTTGAGGATTCTAATCTCTTTGCAAGGTGGGcagagatgatgaagaaacGGGTTAAAAGAAGGGATCCCATTAGAACTGATGGGCGGCGTGCCTGA
- the LOC113742370 gene encoding kinesin-like protein KIN-13B — protein MNAVGRQRSGASTVHHQRQYSDNFLEASSNGRWLQSAGLQHLQSSNNSMPPSQDFGYYGGNQGSRMYRGPQRTFSGGSDIFTEPLTPPAANMRRRNGEEDGVSPNEYSPGLLDLHSFDTELLPELSVPGLYDASSMHHYARGRSFDDSESYFGNNKQTNKFRNLPEENVMKSFTVDKEKASNVAKIKVVVRKRPLNKKELAKNEEDIIETESNSLVVHETKLKVDLTEYVEKHEFIFDAVLNEEVSNDEVYRETVEPIVPIIFQRTKATCFAYGQTGSGKTYTMKPLPLRASRDILRLMHHTYRNQGFQLFVSFFEIYGGKLFDLLNERKKLCMREDGKQQVCIVGLQEYRVSDVETIKELIEKGSATRSTGTTGANEESSRSHAILQLAIKRSADCSDSKPARVIGKLSFIDLAGSERGADTTDNDKQTRMEGAEINKSLLALKECIRALDNDQVHIPFRGSKLTEVLRDSFVGNSRTVMISCISPSSGSCEHTLNTLRYADRVKSLSKTGASKKEPASSTVNLKESTTVSLSSGLPPSSTYEDETGDSWPEQNDKDDYEEDFYEQEKPTWKKNAKVEVSSFSSLEDKSRRANGQMKWKEHPKSDTKNSNPDDDLNALLKEEEDLVNAHRRQVEETMDIVREEMNLLVEADQPGNQLDNYISRLNAILSQKAAGILQLQNRLAHFQRRLKEHNVLVSAGR, from the exons ATGAATGCGGTAGGAAGGCAAAGATCTGGCGCATCGACGGTGCATCATCAGCGGCAATACTCCGATAACTTCCTGGAGGCTTCATCTAATGGCAGATGGCTGCAATCAGCTGGTTTGCAACATCTTCAGTCTTCCAACAACTCAATGCCTCCGTCACAG GATTTCGGATATTATGGTGGAAATCAGGGCTCGAGAATGTATAGGGGTCCACAGAGGACATTCAGTGGGGGAAGTGATATCTTTACGGAGCCGTTGACACCGCCGGCAGCAAATATGCGGAGGAGGAATGGTGAAGAGGATGGAGTTTCGCCGAATGAGTACAGTCCAGGACTCTTGGATCTGCATTCTTTTGATACTGAGCTTCTTCCCGAG TTGTCAGTACCTGGCCTGTATGATGCCTCTTCTATGCATCATTATGCTCGGGGCAGAAGCTTTGATGACTCCGAGTCATATTTTGGAAATAATAAACAGACCAACAAATTCCGGAATTTGCCAGAGGAGAATGTTATGAAAAGCTTCACTGTAGATAAGGAGAAGGCTAGCAATGTCGCAAAGATCAAAGTTGTG GTGCGCAAGAGACCTCTAAACAAGAAGGAGTTGGCCAAAAATGAGGAAGATATCATAGAAACAGAGTCCAACTCTCTTGTGGTTCATGAGACCAAACTCAAG GTTGACCTAACAGAATATGTGGAGAAGCATGAATTTATCTTTGATGCAGTGCTGAATGAGGAGGTTTCAAATGATGAG GTCTACCGGGAAACTGTGGAACCTATTGTTCCAATTATATTCCAGCGCACAAAAGCAACTTGCTTTGCTTATGGGCAAACAG GAAGTGGGAAAACTTATACCATGAAACCACTACCCCTCCGAGCATCTCGTGATATTTTGAGGCTCATGCATCACACTTACAGGAATCAAGGCTTTCAGTTGTTTGTCAGCTTCTTTGAGATATATGGAGGGAAACTCTTTGATCTCCTTAATGAGCGAAA aaAACTTTGCATGAGAGAGGATGGCAAGCAGCAAGTTTGCATTGTTGGCTTGCAAGAATACAGAGTATCAGATGTGGAGACAATAAAAGAACTCATTGAAAAAGGAAGTGCCACAAGAAGTACAGGGACTACCGGTGCAAATGAGGAATCATCCCGATCCCATGCCATACTTCAGCTTGCTATCAAAAGGTCGGCTGATTGTAGTGATTCCAAACCTGCTCGAGTAATTGGAAAGCTATCCTTCATAGATCTTGCAGGAAGTGAACGTGGTGCAGACACCACTGATAATGACAAGCAGACAAG AATGGAAGGAGCAGAAATCAACAAAAGTTTGCTTGCACTAAAGGAGTGTATTCGAGCTCTAGACAATGATCAAGTCCATATTCCCTTTAGAGGCAGTAAATTGACTGAAGTATTGAGGGACTCATTTGTCGGAAATTCTAGGACAGTTATGATATCGTGCATTTCACCAAGCTCAGGATCCTGTGAACATACTTTGAATACATTGAGATATGCAGATAG GGTTAAGAGTCTTTCAAAAACTGGTGCATCAAAAAAGGAGCCTGCATCTTCAACTGTAAATCTGAAAGAGTCAACCACTGTATCTCTGTCTTCAGGATTACCCCCTTCATCAACATATGAAGATGAGACAGGTGACTCATGGCCTGAACAAAATGATAAAGATGACTATGAGGAGGATTTCTATGAGCAAGAGAAACCTACCTGGAAGAAGAATGCGAAAGTTGAAGTATCAAGTTTCTCAAGCTTAGAAGATAAATCAAGAAGAGCCAATGGCCAGATGAAGTGGAAGGAACACCCTAAATCAGACACAAAAAACTCGAACCCTGACGATGATTTGAATGCACTTTTGAAG GAAGAGGAAGATCTTGTTAATGCTCATAGAAGACAAGTAGAGGAGACAATGGACATAGTTAGAGAG GAGATGAACCTACTAGTTGAGGCGGATCAACCTGGGAATCAACTGGACAATTACATCTCTAGATTGAATGCAATCCTATCTCAAAAGGCGGCTGGTATCCTACAGTTACAAAATCGTTTGGCTCATTTTCAGAGACGCCTTAAGGAGCATAATGTTTTGGTGTCTGCTGGTCGCTAA